In Spinacia oleracea cultivar Varoflay chromosome 5, BTI_SOV_V1, whole genome shotgun sequence, a single window of DNA contains:
- the LOC110787307 gene encoding probable adenylate kinase 7, mitochondrial encodes MAVLSRISVTSPSLRHLLHLSPPLFQLATIRTYRITAAATAAQLQFDYDDDFGRTPPSPTPATAVDTDVSRPFRGVHWVFIGNPHAKKHIYADMIAKLLQVPRISISTLLRQDLNPHSPLYKQIAEAVNCGKLVPESVIFGLLLKRLEDGHDRGEDGFILDCVPRTRLQAEILDQLVDIDLVVNFRCSENHFQATGSPATSLDRTKSSFSKLNKTAEDSQTKVSAFYREQMQYLEDYYQSQKKLIDFQVGNASGETWKGLLAALHLQHTNAVHSSRTLTMGFRVP; translated from the exons ATGGCTGTCCTCAGCCGCATCTCCGTCACTTCCCCCTCCCTCCGCCATCTCCTCCACCTCTCTCCGCCTCTCTTCCAACTTGCCACAATTCGAACCTACCGCATCACCGCCGCAGCAACAGCAGCTCAGCTGCAATTCGACTACGACGACGATTTCGGAAGAACTCCTCCGTCTCCGACACCTGCAACGGCAGTGGATACGGATGTTTCTAGGCCTTTCAGAGGTGTACATTGGGTTTTCATTGGGAATCCTCACGCTAAGAAGCATATCTATGCCGATATGATTGCGAAGCTTCTTCAAGTTCCTCGTATCTCCATTTCTACTCTTCTTCGTCAAGATCTTAACCCTCATTCTCCTCTCTACAAGCAG ATTGCTGAGGCAGTTAACTGTGGGAAGCTTGTTCCTGAGAGCGTAATTTTTGGCTTGCTGTTAAAAAGACTCGAAGATGGACATGACAGAGGTGAAGATGGGTTTATTTTGGATTGTGTTCCTCGAACACGCCTTCAGGCT GAGATCCTCGACCAGCTGGTTGACATTGACCTAGTTGTGAATTTTAGATGCTCTGAAAACCATTTCCAGGCAACTGGTTCTCCTGCTACATCTCTTGACAGAACCAAATCCAGTTTTTCAAAGCTTAACAAGACTGCTGAAGATTCTCAGACAAAGGTCTCTGCATTTTACAGAGAGCAG ATGCAATATCTGGAGGACTACTACCAGAGCCAGAAGAAGCTTATAGACTTTCAAGTGGGAAATGCATCAGGAGAAACGTGGAAAGGACTCCTAGCTGCACTGCATCTCCAGCATACCAATGCTGTTCATTCTTCTCGGACACTAACAATGGGTTTCAGGGTACCTTAA